Proteins encoded by one window of Seriola aureovittata isolate HTS-2021-v1 ecotype China chromosome 4, ASM2101889v1, whole genome shotgun sequence:
- the LOC130167784 gene encoding odorant receptor 131-2-like, producing the protein MAANNSLAGDDFLLRKVQFVVLQSLVMIFLFINLLLIITFLKKEYFYTTARYILFAVTLLSDSLLLFMADILLIFTHFHITIQVWICIIISALAILYVTVTPVTLAAMTLERYVAICMPLRHGELSSTRNTMNCILIIHGISSVPCILILSTFFVSASLSFYKKYQLCTAEILMFYIWQHNLRSALYQFQFLIMSIIIVFSYIKIMKVAKAASGEDKKSSKKGLRTVALHGFQLLLCLIQLWCPFIESALFHINLSLYEIVRYLNFLLLYLAPRCLSPLIYGLRDEVFFQALKYIASFGLYKQNLIDKMN; encoded by the coding sequence ATGGCTGCTAACAACTCATTGGCTGGTGATGATTTCTTGCTGCGAAAGGTCCAGTTCGTTGTTCTACAGTCACTggtgatgatttttcttttcatcaactTGTTGCTCATcataacctttttaaaaaaggagtATTTCTACACAACTGCTCGCTACATCTTATTTGCTGTTACTTTACTGTCAGATAGTTTGTTGTTATTCATGGCGGATATCCTTCTCATCTTCACCCATTTTCATATTACTATTCAAGTTTGGATATGCATCATTATCTCTGCTCTTGCAATTCTGTATGTTACAGTCACACCAGTTACTCTGGCAGCAATGACCCTGGAGCGCTATGTGGCCATTTGCATGCCCCTGCGCCATGGAGAGCTGAGCTCTACACGTAATACAATGAACTGTATCCTCATCATTCATGGCATCAGCTCTGTGCCCTGCATTCTTATTCTCTCCACCTTCTTTGTATCAGCTTCGCTTAGCTTCTACAAAAAATATCAGCTATGTACAGCGGAAATACTTATGTTTTACATATGGCAGCATAATCTTCGGTCAGCTTTATACCAATTCCAATTTTTGATTATGAGCATCATCATTGTTTTCTcctatattaaaataatgaaagtggcCAAAGCTGCATCAGGAGaagataaaaagtcatcaaagaaAGGGCTCAGAACAGTGGCTCTTCatggttttcagctgctgctctgtctcatcCAGCTGTGGTGCCCGTTCATTGAAAGTGCTTTGTTTCATATTAACTTAAGTTTATATGAAATTGTCAGGTACTTAAATTTCTTACTGCTTTATCTTGCACCGAGATGTCTGAGTCCTCTCATTTATGGCCTGAGAGATGAAGTTTTCTTTCAAGCACTGAAATACATTGCCTCCTTTGGCTTGTATAAACAAAATCTTATTGACAAAATGAATTAA